Sequence from the Sphingobacteriaceae bacterium GW460-11-11-14-LB5 genome:
TTTGTTGGCATGACATTAATTTTATTCTGATTACGTCCAGGCAAACTCACCATTAAGTTTTATTTCCTGTTCAAATCGGTTATTAATAATGGATTGTCTTGTTGTAAACGATCGATTAATTCTTTCACAGCTGCCATTGAAGGATTTTGCTTAAGTTGTTCTACTTCTGCATTGGTAATGTCCACCAACTGTAAAAAACTTACCTCGCCGTGTGGAGTATCTATTTTCCCCAGTTCTGGATCTAATGCAAAAACAAATCCTGTTATTTCAGTGTCGGCATTTAGTTTAATAGGGCCGTTAGCTGGGATAAAGTGGTTCTCTTCAAACCATTTCCCGCTCGAGAATACATACCTGGCCAGGTTATTCATCACGTTTATGGCCCAGATGGGATCATGCTCATCATCTTTGAATGGGACCAGCCTGAACGTAAATTCAAAACCCCATTTGCTAAATTCTCCGCCGGCTTTATCTTCACTATAATACAGTTCGCTCATACCATAACTGATGATGTGCCGATGAAAGGTTTGGTGGCTGCAATCATAAATACTGGCGCCATCTATCGGGTCTGTTCCACCAGCCATGTAATGGATTCCGCACAATGGCGGGTAATGGCGTGCCTCTAAATCACCGTATATCTTCTCCAATTGATCATCTATC
This genomic interval carries:
- a CDS encoding riboflavin biosynthesis protein, encoding MDDQLEKIYGDLEARHYPPLCGIHYMAGGTDPIDGASIYDCSHQTFHRHIISYGMSELYYSEDKAGGEFSKWGFEFTFRLVPFKDDEHDPIWAINVMNNLARYVFSSGKWFEENHFIPANGPIKLNADTEITGFVFALDPELGKIDTPHGEVSFLQLVDITNAEVEQLKQNPSMAAVKELIDRLQQDNPLLITDLNRK